atattccgtggaatattactagctacaaaaaacattttgccatgcccacataattttatacgattaatgaatcaattttctacttatcTGGCCTTTTCTAAATACTAGTTTTTATTGGATCTTGTCTAAAACAAGGCttgaacaaaatagttcaacaaaaaaaaacagtcgcaatgttgcttgTGTTTTAAGACATGATGCGCGCATAGGCccttgtataccctatttcgatAATTTGATAatatgacaaacattttctcaatcatataatatccttttccctagggtatgCAGGTATGCTGCCCATGTTGCGGGACATGCTGATAGTTTACTCGGCACATGAGTCTAGCCCATACAAATTTATTACTGACGCAACATTTGTGCAATCATTGTTGCTACCGATTCATACCCGATTCAAAGACAGCGAAGGAGAGAGACTTAACCGACTTgaagaaagcaaaaataacagagttaaatttaaattgtttgaaaTCCACTGGAATAAATAATGCACTAAAGTAAGATTTGAGAGATCGAAAATTCAAAAAACCTGTATATGGAAGTTtctgtttatattttatatcgATATCTTGAAATGGGCGATATTTTTCATTCTTCATACATTGCCTCAGTGTGACCGCAACTTAACGATAACATATACCGTCTGAGCctcaaaaaatataccaaaataccGTCTCATATTCAAATTATACCGATGAGAAaggaacttagcccacttaagcccacttaatttaaacagttcaacgacttgaggtaaatgtCGGAAAATATTACTGGTTACAGCTATGAGAATCGAATTTTATTTACCCTATTTCCTTTAGCTAATATTAGAATGCTGTTTTTAACCCCCTTTCCCTTGTCAATTCCGACATCGAAATTTACAGAAAAGTCTAAAGGATATTGCAGAAGCTCATAACTGCGTTCCTGGCGTTTTTTAGGCACTTTCGTTGTCGAACGACCGACAGCACTGACACAAGTTTTTCGCGTTTATAGAGTTGATATTTTCCCGGTAATATTTACCCAACCAAGCACTGCCAGCGCCTTCCATTGAGCCGGTTGCTACTCTCACACATCCGGGGAACCGGCCGCCTGCGAGGAGAGCACACTGAGCCGTATATGCTGGTGCAGCACAGCCAGGACTAGGTCCAGAAGACGCCATCGCATTGCACCGGGTGGTGACTAGAAAGAGACAGCAATAGCTAGAGCCAGCGGAAAGCaggagcgagcgagagagcaatGTCGCGAAGCGTGCGGGCGGAGACGCGCAGCCGGGCCAAGGATGACATCAAGCGGGTCATGCAGGCCGTGGACAAGGTGCGGCACTGGGAGAAGAAGTGGGTAACCATCAGCGACACCACCATGAAGATCTACAAATGGGTGCCCATCGCCTGCACcagcgaaaagaagtcgaagCTGCAGCCGCTGAGCACGAAGCTGAGCGACAAAGAAAACTCGCAAAAGGGCACACCCACGCCCCCACAGATCACGCCCAACTACGGCGGACTCACCGCCGAGGATTCCAATACCTGTAAGCCACCGTCGAAGGGCGAGTCCGAGTACCAGCCTCCAGGTACTGACCCCAACCCCCCGTCTCTTTCCCTCTTTGCAGGTTTCTCAGTGGTGTCCGATAGCCAGGGAGCGGACTTTGTATCCAGCATGCCCTTCTCGGAGGACTCCAACTCGCAGGGCAGCGACGGGCCCGTGAAGCGTCTGAAAACGAGCGACTAGCCAAACATTCACAGCCtccagagcagcagcagccgcagcaggagcagcagcaacagtagcaGCCATTAGTCCTAGTGGATAAACCGCCCCCTCCCTTCCCAGCCCCATCCCGCGGTTAGGTTAAGTTCGTTAATAATCTGCCTCAGCCCAAGACTTAAGCAAACCTACTCCTATTCTATAAGTGTAAGTCCCAGCCCGCATCATGCTTTGTGTGGGCGGGGAAGCTCTACCGCCTACCGCTTAGGTCCTAGGTCCATAGCATTATTTATTAGCCACCTGCATCCTTCAATCGAGGCTTTCAAGCTTCCACTCCGACGCGTATGTATAAGCCCAAAAGTCTCAAAAAGTTCTTAGCTGTCAGTCTTTTATGTGCTGCATAAAGGGTATGCCTGTGTacgcttcttttttttttaccacgTTCCCTAAAATTGTATGAATAAATGTTGTGCTTGtcaatatttatgtacatatgtacacttaTACCTTTTGTGCATATCtatatgtgtatttgtatatgtcCGTACTATGTACTGCACTATTTTCATAAATGTGTAGTCGCTGTCAACTTTTAAGACACTTAAGGGGGGAATTGGATCAATATATGGATAAGTATTTATAAGGACAGAGAAActactaatactaatacttTAGAGATTTAAGAGAATAGGGAATTAAAAGtcttttttaagttttttaaacGAAACCTTTATAGATTATTGTTTTTATAAAGCATTTTTCAACGGATTGTATTTATAGAAACAATAATATATACAGACACAGGACTTGTAAAGACTAAGCCAGATCACACAGGCAACGAGAAGCATTTACATGTACGTATGACCCTTGATAAGTATTCTCTCCTATACATCTCTATCGATTCTGAAAGCAATACGAAACGAACGTTTGTCCTTGTCCACTTTAGACATGGATGTATTCCTATAAGattttatatagatatatgtaagTCCCTGCTTCGCGGGCTGCCCATTACCCATAGCAATAGTCCTCAGCCGTAGCCCTAGCCTAAGCCCTACGAATCATATATGAATAATGATAATTGTactcttttttctctttcccttccctttaatgtttagttttatttgatttaccCCCTTCTTCCCCGTTTTATCACCGAAAATGTATGTaataaaaaagattttattctTTCAACAAATAGTTTTTCATTTCGTTATAAGtagttttacttttattatttcTGGTTTCGTATTCGTTATATAGCTTGACATTAAATATACAATTAACttcacaaatatatacatatatgtatatatgtatattcgtagatgtgtatacatatacatatatacaatatatatatatatagatatagatttatttatttatagcgATGTGTATGGCCCGACTGGCATATACAGCTAAGTTCCAAcgatcctcctcctcctccttcttcttcgACTTCTTCTTTCACTAAAATTTATGCTAAAAACACGCTTAAATGAAGGGAAGCACAGATTTTGCACAGAGAACGaacagtaaaaaaaatatatacggCGTTTCGACGACCAAAAAATAAATCGTAAATCATAATACACATTCATAAATCGATgatatataattaaaaaataaaatatttatatatatatatatatatgtgtatatatatatacatgttTATGTATAGAAAATACACACGTGTGTACAAAGAAAACACGCGCTGCAGGCTTTTAAAACaggtcacacacacacacgcacaataCGGAACGGAGCCGAACGAGCGAAAATCGTTTGTGTGTCGCAGGGGAagaatcaacaaaaaaaaaaaagaaaacagagtcagaggcagagacagagagaaaagaaaaagctACGCTTTTCTTTGCTGCAGAGGAGgaggtgtgtttgtgtgtgtgtgtggaatgtCTGGTTTTGAACCAAAAAGATAGCCAGAATCAGAAAAGAAGCTCTGGACGCTTGACAAGCAGTACAAGTTGCAGTGAAGCAAGCAGTTGATAGTAAGCAAGCTGTACGACAAGCAGTGGcagctccctctctctctctctcttttcgaAAGCAGGCGGCTACCTTTCGGCTTGTTAGCAGTGTGTGGGTTTGtgttggtgtgggtgtgggttcTGCTcatgaataaataattaaattaattattataaatatacacatacatacatatacatgcaCACATATGTAAACATGTATGTGGGAATGCATTTAgtacatatacacacaatatattctgttcttttttttgtttgttttagtattctttttgcttggctttttgcatgtatatttttaggcgttttttaaattaacttttgtttttttagtttttttttttttagaaaaatataagaaattCAAGCTTTgctgtcttttttttgtagaatttTCATTTAGTCGCCTTGTACATAGATGTATAGATATAGatgcacatatacatacaatcTGCTTGCTTCTgctacacatacatacacatacatatatagttaaTATTGTCATTTAGCTttcagaaaaatatatatatcatctATGCCCTAATTTGAGTTTCGTTTTATACAAATTTCAGTTTTGTCGCAAAAAACATTTCAAgtagcaaaaacaatttacatacatacagttttcttttacttttacttttttgtttttgtttttgtttcaaaaaaaattacaaaaattggCTTTACAAAAgtgtttgttgtgtgtgtgtggacacTCTTGGGTCGAAGGGAGTCGTTTCCCCCTTTGGTCTAAGAATGTGCtcttagagagagagaaagggagggagagagagagagaggctgaaCGAATCAGCActtggctctccctctctctctttatctttTTCTGATCTAGCGATATGCTCCaagcttgtgtgtgtgtgtgtgtgtgtgtaggtgtatacatatatatttatagtggttttgtttttgtttttcttttatatataataataattgcaaCAGATTCTTGTTTTAACCACCTCTTATCCATCGATTTTGGGGGCTCTACGCTCCGCTCCGTTTCGCTCCGCCCGGCTCCCCATTTGCTTAGTGGTTATGGATATGTCTCTATTTCGTTTCTGAATccctccagctgctcctcctactcctactcatgtctgtgtgtgcggctGTGGATGggaatgtggatgtggcaaGGCTAGACCTTGGTGGTAAGCTTGCCGGTGGCGGGCTGCCAGGATTTGTGATGTCTACTACTAGTgcgtccctgtccctgtccctgtccatgTACCTGTCCATGTACCTGTCCGGgcagctggtgctggtgctgctgctgctcgtgctgGCTAAGTCTGTGTTATGTGTGCAGCGGATAGCTGTTGTCGGGCTCGCGGggacgctgccgctgctgccggtgCTGCGGGACGACGGCAGCAGCTTGACGGGCTTGATATCAGCACTCGGATTTGTCTTCCTCCACAAGGAACTGTGTGTCCTTGCCGGTGTCGGCGGAGGGGTCCAGCTCCCGCGTGcgaagctgcagctgcggcgACGACTTGTGTGTGATGCTGCTCGGGGCAATGATGGCAGAGGCGGGCTCCGTGAAGGAGCCGCCGCTCGTGGCATGCGGGTGGCCCATCGCCTTCGACTTGCTCGGCTCTCCGGGGACATCGTAGATGCCTGCGAGAGAAGGCCAGGAGAATAATTAAGGCTAAGATTAAGCAAACGAGAGAGCCGTCTACTCACCCGATCCATTGCCCATGCCCGGATCCGTGGTGGTGCCCGACTGCACGGCATCGTACATGGGATTGGCAAAGTCGCGCGCCTTGTTCGCGTTCACCGTCTGCAGGTTGTAGCCCTCGATGGGCGCCACATCAGCCCCCGGGGCCGAGGCGCCCGGGAAGCCGCTCTCGCTGAACTCCACGTTGGACCCGTGCCGGAAGGTGACGCTCTGCGACGACGTCATCGCTGGCATGCGCGCCAGCTTGCCACTAGAGAGAGGAGAAAGTTTCGAGGTGAGAAGTCTGGAGATCAGTCAGGGCAGAGGGGGGATACTTACAATGGACGCTTGCGAATGACATACCAGGCCCCAGCGGCGGCCATCATCACCAGCAGAATAACCATGATGGGCACAACGACTGCGGTGACGTTCGCGCCGCCATGGCCGAAGGCGCCCGTGGTGCTCTTCTCGCAGTGCTCGCCGCGGAACTCGGCCAGGCACTCGCAGACGAGCTCGCCCTGGTCGTTCTCCTTGCACAGACCGCCGTTCTGGCAGGGGCAGATGCGCGGCGCTGGGCGCGGATGCTCGGCGGCGGCGTCGCAGATGACCTCGGCGGTGCTGCGGTGGGAGGGAAGCGGGCCAGAGGTGTCCGGACAGGCGCAGCGGCGGCCGCCGGGCACCAGCAGGCAGAGGTGGGAGCAGGTGGAGTTGTCGCAGGGGTTCGGGAGCGAGGTGTTGTAGCGCCTGTCGTGGTAGACCTTGAGGCCGGACGGATTCACCAGGTTGCGGTGGAGCACCACCTGGACGCCGCGCCCGAACTTGTCCTGGCGTAGGAGCTCGCCGGTGTCGCGCGTGACCCAGAACATGTTCGACTCGAAGAGGTCCAGTGAGACCGGATGTCGCAGCTGATCGCCCTTGACGATGGCCTTCCGCATGGACCCATCGGCCCGCATCGACTCAATGGCGTTCAGCTTGGTGTCCACCCAGTAGATGATGTGGTCCTGCGAGTAGTCAATGGTCAGGCCGGCGGGATGTCGGATCTGCTCAGTGATGAGGGGTCGTCGCTTGGAGCCGTCCATCCAGGAGACCTCGATCTTGGGCGCTGAGCCCGCATCCGACCAATAGATGCGTCCCAGCTGGGGGTTCACCGCTATGGACGTGGGCACCTCCAGGCCAGCGTTCACGATAGAGCGACGATACCGACCGTCTGTCTTGGCCACCATGACGCGTCCGCGCGGCTTGGATCCCGTCCGGTCCATCTCCGTCCAGTAGAGGTTCGAGGCGAGCCAGTCCACGGCCACGGCCGTCGGCTTGGAGCCGCCCTTCATGTTCAGGTCCTGGGCGAAGCCGATCTTGGCCCGCCCATCGATGGCGTTCACCATGTAGGAGCGCTTGATCGTCTTGTCGTAGCTGTCCGCCCAGAAGAtgatctgctgctgggcgTCGTAGTCGAGCGCCTCGATGCGCTTCTCCGCGGCAATCACGTCGAACTCCTCCCGCTTCTGCAGGTCCAGTCCGCGTATCTCCTGGCCGTTGGCGAACACCAGCACGACGTCCTCCTTCTCCGCCCGACACACGCCGCTGGCGCCGTCCGCCAGGCGGAAGCCCTCGCGGCAGCTGCACGAATAGGTGCCGTTCAGGTTGTGACACTGGTGCGAGCAGGTGTGCTGCCGCGTGAGGCACTCGTCGACGTCCGCGCACCTCTTCTTGTTGTCGTGGGAGATGATGTAGCCCGGATAGCAGGTGCAGATGTAACCGCCGTCCGTCAGGTTGTGGCAGTGGTGCTGGCACCCGCCGCGGTTCTGCTCCGAGCAGCTGGCCGTGTGGTGGCACCCCAGCTCGTCGCTGGCGTCGGTGCAGTCGTCGGAGAAGTCGCACACCTGCGACCGCTCGATGCAGTGCTTGTTGGCGCACTGGAACTGCGTGTAGAGGTCGCAGGGCTTCTGCTTGCTGGCGCAGAGGGTCATGTTGTTCTCGTCGCTGCCGTCGCCGCAGTTGTCGACGCCATCGCAGATCTGGTAGCGGGCCACGCACCGATGGTTGGCGCACTGGAAGCGCCGCAGAGTGTCGCAGTTAAAGTCGCTGCACACGTTCGGGTCCTCGTCGCTGCCGTCGCCGCAGTCGTCGGTGCCGTCGCACAGGTCCGATAGGGAAACGCACAGGTTGTTGTTGCACTGGAAGCGGGACTCCGGGCAGTAGCGGCCGCCGGGGAAGCGCGGCGGACAGCCCACCTCGTCGGACATGTCGCGGCAGTCGCGGTCCCCATCGCAGCGGAAGTAGGAGGCGATGCAGTGGCCCGAGGCGCACTGGAACGTCCCGTTCTTGCACTGGTAGCCCTCGCAGTGCATCTCGTCCGAGTTGTCACCGCAGTCGTCCTCGTGATCGCACTGCCAACGCGACGAGATGCACTTGCCGTTGCCGCAACGGAACTCCGATTCGGAGCACTCTCGGTAGCGTCCCTTGCAGATTGCCTCGTTCTCGTCAGTGGCGTCGCCGCAGTCGTCCGCAAAGTCGCACATCCATTGCCTGTGGAGGgaagtggagagtggagaatGGGTAAGGATTAGGTACAGTCTATAGCTGGCACAGCGGTAACATAATATTGATGGCAGATATCAGCTgatcaaacaaacaaagctGAGCTTTCGATTCACAGCACAGCTGATTGGATCTTTCGGTGTGGAAAGACACGAGGCACCCCTTTGGGATGccttttttctgattttctCCTTAAAATGACAGATCGTTGAGACTCTCTGTAGCCCCCGTTGCACCACTGGGGATGCACTGGTACTCACTTGGGTATGCATCGGTTGTTGCCGCACTTGAAATCGGTCTCCGCCGAGCACTTGGGACAGTTCTCGGGCAGCTCGTCGCTGTTGTCGCGACAGTCGTCCTTGCCATCGCAGAATAGCCACTTGGGAATGCAGCGGTAGTTGGACTGTCCCGGACAGCGCTGCCAGCCGGTGGTGCAGTTCCTCTGCCGGCACATGTACGCGGGCTCGTCGGAGTCGTCGCCGCAGTCGTTGTCGAAGTCGCACATCCACAGCTGCGGTATGCAGCGTCCGTTCTTGCACGCGAACTCTGTCTTGGGGTCGCACGTTCGCTTGACTGAGAATGGGATAGATGGATGCAGATTAAAGCGGTTAAGTATGGTGGGAATCGATCATCTTAAGGTTCCAGGAGAACACTTAAGCCAGAGATAAACTTACAGCATACGGCGGGGTCTTCATCGCTGCCGTCCTTGCAGTCGGCATCACCGTCACAGCGCCAGCTGTCGAGGATGCAGCGTCCGCTGGACTTGCACTTGAAGTCGgacagggggcagggcagcTCGCAGTTCTGCTCGTCGCTGCGATCGCCGCAGTCGTCGACGCCGTCGCAGATCGTGGCCGAGGGCGTGCAGTTGGTGTTCTTGCACTGGAAGGTGCCGGCGCGGCAGTGCCTGGGGGCACAGGTCGCCGGCTCGTCGCTGCCGTCCTTGCAGTCCTTCTCGCCGTCGCACTTCCAGAACCACGGAATGCACTTCTCGTCCCGGCCGCCGCACAGGTGCTGGCCCGCCGTGCAGTTGGCGATGCAGGTCTTCGAGTCGCGTGCCAGGTAGAACTGGTTGGGGCAGGCGCACTTGTAGATGGGGGCCCCCTCCTCGATGTAGCCCTCGATGTTGAGGTACGTGGACTCGGGCGGCGGGGCGATTAGGCAGAGGTGCGAGCATCCGCCGTTGTTGGTGCCGCAGGGGTTCGTGTACGGCAGCTGCCGGAGCGGGTGGTTGATATGTATGTCGTAGGGTCGGTGGGTGGTGTTCCTCAGGACGGTGTAGTTTGCTCCGTGGAACTTGTTGGCTCGCACAATGGCCTTCAGGTTCCAGTCGCTCCAGTAAATGAAGTCGTCGAACAGGCTCAGCGCGAACACGTGCGGCACCCGGTTGCCCGAGAGCACCGTGTGTCGGTGTCGCCCCTCCAGATCGGCGTACGCGATGTAGTCGAGATGGGCGTCCGCCCAGTAGATGCGGTCCGTGAAGTAGTCGATGGACAGGGCATTGGGCCATGCGATGCCGTCGTTCCAGTTGAGGATACGCGTGAAGTTCGATCCGTCCATGCCCATCTTGGCGATGTAGGCCTGCAGGTGCCAGGAGGTGAAGTACAGGTACCCGATGCCCGGGTGCACGACAATGGCTCGGGGATCGACAACGCCGCTGCGCAGGGTCTTCCGCTTGGTGCCGTCCAGCTCGGACACGTCCAGGTTCTTCGAGTGGCGGTCCAGCCAGTACAGCTTGCGGCCCACCCAGTCGATGGCGATGCCCTCGAGGCCGTGCGAGTCGTGCCGGATGACGGCCTCGCGCTCCGGCGGCGTCTCGTCCTCGGGGCCCGTGTACTTGGCCCGGAATATCGTCTTGGCCGTCACGTCGCAGAAGTACATGTACTCCTCGCGGATGTCGAAGTCCAGGGCCACCACGTTCATCAGGTCCTGGTGCATCAGGTTGTACTGGTGGCCGTCCACGGACATGTTGCGCACGTAGTACTTGTTGGTGAAGATCAGCCACGGCGGTATGTTGTCCTTCCGCTTGCACGTGTGCTCGTCGTTCTGCCGCTCGTAGTAGGTCTCGTCGCATTTGCAGTAGAAGCTGCCTGGCGTATTCGAGCAGTGCTGCGAGCAGGCACCCGGCTGCTCCAGGCACTCGTCCACATCCGCGCACGCCTTGCCGTCGGCCAAGAGTCTGTTGATGGATTGAgaggggggaatggggaaagGGTGATTAAGGTTTCTACTACTAATTCTGCAGTTTTAGAATAATTTGTGAATGTGTTAGTAAAGCAAGAAACTTGCATGGCAGTTTAATGCTATGGACG
The sequence above is a segment of the Drosophila pseudoobscura strain MV-25-SWS-2005 chromosome X, UCI_Dpse_MV25, whole genome shotgun sequence genome. Coding sequences within it:
- the BCL7-like gene encoding B-cell CLL/lymphoma 7 protein family member A — encoded protein: MSRSVRAETRSRAKDDIKRVMQAVDKVRHWEKKWVTISDTTMKIYKWVPIACTSEKKSKLQPLSTKLSDKENSQKGTPTPPQITPNYGGLTAEDSNTCFSVVSDSQGADFVSSMPFSEDSNSQGSDGPVKRLKTSD